The following are encoded in a window of Prochlorococcus marinus str. MIT 1013 genomic DNA:
- a CDS encoding trans-sulfuration enzyme family protein, with protein MGSVNREKKFSAGVNTRVIHHKENFSEETGSIMPPIFPTSTFVHGNEGGFDYTRSGNPNFRILESVLSDLEECQFASVFSSGVAAITAIVSSLKAGDLILCEENLYGCTVRLFEQVFNRFGLKTQWIDFTKPNFQEVISNHKPAMIWIESPTNPLLKIIDIEGICHVSNKMQIPVVVDNTFATPLLQRPLELGATLSLTSTTKYINGHSDALGGAVCTNNTLWKDKLNFAQKALGLNPSPFDCWLITRGIKTLPLRLERQINNASIIANQLADNPAIKSVRYPFRSDHPQCKLAQKQMTLGGAIVTATVNATQAQTFSFCKSLHYFKMAESLGGIESLVCHPATMTHASVPKETKLKIGITDSLIRFSVGCEDIEDLGADLNQALGNIS; from the coding sequence ATGGGCTCAGTAAATAGAGAGAAGAAGTTCAGCGCTGGGGTAAACACAAGAGTCATTCATCACAAAGAAAATTTTTCTGAAGAGACTGGATCAATAATGCCTCCAATCTTCCCAACCTCAACGTTCGTTCATGGTAATGAGGGTGGCTTTGACTACACTCGTTCGGGAAATCCAAATTTTCGAATTCTTGAATCAGTTTTGTCTGATCTGGAAGAATGTCAGTTTGCAAGTGTATTTAGTTCTGGAGTCGCTGCAATTACAGCAATAGTCTCCTCTCTTAAGGCTGGAGACTTAATCCTTTGTGAGGAGAACCTTTATGGGTGTACGGTGAGATTATTTGAACAAGTTTTTAATCGTTTTGGATTAAAAACTCAATGGATAGACTTTACCAAGCCCAATTTTCAAGAAGTCATTTCAAATCACAAACCCGCGATGATTTGGATCGAAAGTCCGACCAACCCACTCCTTAAAATTATTGATATTGAAGGGATTTGTCATGTCTCAAATAAAATGCAGATTCCTGTTGTTGTAGACAATACTTTTGCAACACCTCTATTACAAAGACCTCTTGAACTTGGCGCGACCTTATCTTTAACTAGCACGACAAAGTATATCAATGGTCACTCAGATGCACTTGGAGGTGCGGTATGCACAAACAATACCTTATGGAAAGACAAGCTAAATTTCGCCCAAAAAGCTCTTGGCTTAAATCCTTCTCCTTTTGATTGCTGGCTTATTACTAGGGGGATAAAAACTCTTCCACTTCGCTTAGAAAGACAAATAAATAATGCATCTATAATAGCTAATCAATTAGCCGACAATCCAGCAATAAAATCAGTTCGATATCCCTTCAGGAGTGATCATCCACAATGTAAATTAGCACAAAAGCAAATGACTCTGGGAGGAGCAATTGTTACTGCCACTGTTAACGCAACTCAAGCCCAAACTTTTTCATTTTGCAAAAGTCTTCATTACTTCAAAATGGCAGAAAGTCTCGGAGGGATTGAAAGCCTTGTTTGCCACCCAGCGACAATGACTCACGCATCAGTTCCCAAAGAAACCAAATTAAAGATTGGAATTACTGATTCACTTATTCGATTTTCCGTCGGATGTGAAGATATTGAGGACTTGGGTGCTGATTTAAATCAAGCCTTGGGAAACATCTCTTGA
- a CDS encoding PAP/fibrillin family protein, whose protein sequence is MNAVSKLIEVLEHTPKSNQIVELIKLSESESSVDITKQIDLLTGVWELRWSTSNSPLLNYSPLLDNLQILEPKRSRGLNLLRPKGFAGKLFSTNILASLEIIDQKRINVSFKKAGIIGPKLLGKKISFLSEIKKTQKGWLDTTVLSPDLRICKGYKGTTFALLKRNDLSLTEFFDP, encoded by the coding sequence ATGAATGCAGTATCAAAATTGATAGAAGTTCTTGAACATACCCCTAAATCAAATCAGATCGTAGAGCTCATAAAACTATCTGAAAGCGAATCCTCTGTAGACATAACAAAACAAATTGATCTGCTCACAGGTGTATGGGAACTTAGATGGAGTACTTCTAACTCACCTCTTTTAAATTATTCACCGCTATTAGATAACTTACAGATACTTGAGCCAAAGAGAAGTAGAGGACTAAATTTATTAAGACCAAAAGGTTTTGCCGGAAAGCTATTTTCTACTAACATTCTTGCTAGCTTAGAAATCATTGATCAGAAACGTATAAACGTTAGCTTTAAAAAAGCAGGAATAATAGGTCCAAAGTTACTAGGTAAAAAGATTAGTTTCCTATCAGAAATAAAAAAGACTCAAAAAGGTTGGCTAGATACAACTGTATTATCTCCCGACTTACGTATATGCAAAGGTTACAAGGGTACAACTTTTGCGTTGTTAAAAAGAAATGATTTATCACTTACTGAGTTTTTTGATCCTTAG
- a CDS encoding high light inducible protein, whose translation MTSSPSSSQVITEYGKQNIFGRETQPQLVEDYTSYPEEAEKTNGRWAMIGFFSLLVSYFTTGQIIPGIF comes from the coding sequence ATGACTTCTTCTCCTTCTTCTTCTCAGGTAATCACTGAGTACGGCAAGCAAAACATCTTTGGCCGTGAAACACAGCCCCAGCTTGTCGAGGATTACACAAGTTATCCAGAAGAAGCAGAAAAGACAAATGGTCGTTGGGCGATGATTGGCTTTTTTAGTCTTCTCGTTTCTTACTTCACAACTGGTCAAATCATTCCTGGAATCTTTTGA
- a CDS encoding high light inducible protein — protein MQPSNKTILERSIGRPAMMAFVLLTGIYLTTGQLIPGVV, from the coding sequence ATGCAACCATCTAACAAAACAATTCTAGAAAGAAGCATCGGCAGACCAGCCATGATGGCCTTTGTTCTACTAACAGGTATCTACCTAACAACCGGTCAACTTATCCCAGGTGTCGTTTAA
- a CDS encoding high light inducible protein, producing MTTQNNNNRNIDPEKLTAERLNGYAALFGCIALVGAYATTGQIIPGFV from the coding sequence ATGACTACTCAAAATAACAACAACAGAAACATTGATCCTGAAAAGTTAACTGCAGAGAGACTTAACGGCTATGCAGCATTGTTTGGATGCATCGCTCTAGTCGGTGCCTATGCAACAACAGGTCAAATCATCCCAGGTTTCGTGTAA
- a CDS encoding high light inducible protein produces MKNQTTETPRVEEGKVFAERLNGLAASVGCLALIGAYLTTGQIIPGFV; encoded by the coding sequence ATGAAAAATCAAACCACTGAAACGCCAAGAGTAGAAGAAGGCAAAGTGTTTGCTGAACGACTTAATGGTCTAGCTGCCTCTGTTGGCTGTTTAGCTCTCATTGGTGCATACTTAACAACAGGTCAAATCATTCCAGGTTTTGTGTAA
- a CDS encoding chlorophyll a/b-binding protein — protein sequence MNKETNYWKTAEQMNGRLAMMGFFAAVINYGFTGWIVPGIV from the coding sequence ATGAATAAAGAAACGAACTACTGGAAAACAGCAGAGCAAATGAACGGTCGTTTAGCTATGATGGGTTTCTTTGCTGCAGTCATTAACTACGGATTCACAGGTTGGATTGTTCCTGGAATTGTTTAG
- a CDS encoding Photosystem I reaction center subunit IX, giving the protein MFKIFRTKWFKSAPVVATLWLSSTAVILIGVNYVAPDYLFMPMS; this is encoded by the coding sequence ATGTTTAAAATCTTTCGTACAAAGTGGTTTAAGTCCGCGCCAGTAGTCGCAACACTATGGCTTTCTAGTACAGCAGTCATCCTCATTGGAGTGAATTATGTTGCTCCCGACTACCTATTCATGCCGATGAGTTAA
- a CDS encoding high light inducible protein has translation MNSGAERFNGLMAMIGIVAGIGAYATTGQFIPGIF, from the coding sequence ATGAATTCTGGTGCTGAACGTTTTAATGGTTTAATGGCGATGATAGGCATCGTTGCTGGAATAGGCGCTTATGCAACAACTGGTCAATTCATCCCAGGTATTTTCTAG
- the rpsD gene encoding 30S ribosomal protein S4: MSRYRGPRLRITRRLGDLPGLTRKAAKRSHPPGQHGQARRKRSEYAIRLEEKQKLRFNYGISERQLVRYVKKARAQEGSTGTNLLKLLENRLDNVCFRLGFGPTIPGARQLVNHGHVTVNGKITDIASYQCKAGDVIAIRDNKASKQLAQANLEFPGLANVPPHLELDKTKLSAKISAKTDREWVAIEINELLVVEYYSRKV, translated from the coding sequence ATGTCTAGATACCGCGGACCTCGTTTGAGGATCACGCGACGCTTGGGAGACCTACCTGGTCTCACCCGGAAGGCCGCAAAAAGGTCTCATCCTCCAGGTCAGCACGGCCAAGCCCGTCGCAAGCGCTCTGAATACGCGATCCGACTCGAAGAAAAGCAAAAACTTCGATTTAACTATGGTATTTCTGAACGTCAGCTTGTCCGCTATGTAAAGAAAGCTCGTGCTCAGGAGGGCTCCACAGGAACCAATCTTTTAAAGCTTCTGGAAAATAGACTTGATAATGTTTGTTTTAGACTTGGATTTGGACCTACCATCCCAGGCGCAAGACAGCTGGTAAACCATGGACATGTAACTGTTAATGGCAAGATCACTGACATTGCAAGTTACCAATGCAAGGCTGGAGATGTAATTGCTATTAGAGATAACAAAGCTAGTAAGCAATTGGCTCAAGCTAACTTAGAATTTCCAGGTCTTGCGAATGTTCCTCCACACCTTGAGCTTGATAAAACCAAACTCTCGGCAAAGATATCTGCAAAGACAGATAGGGAATGGGTTGCTATTGAAATCAATGAATTGTTAGTTGTTGAGTACTACTCAAGAAAAGTTTAG
- the yidD gene encoding membrane protein insertion efficiency factor YidD, translating into MLTKINKAIAFVFVGLILFYQKWISPLFGPSCRFIPSCSAYGIEAVNKHGPWRGGWLTLKRLSKCHPFTPCGCDPVPEK; encoded by the coding sequence ATGCTTACAAAGATCAATAAAGCTATTGCATTCGTTTTTGTTGGTTTGATTCTCTTTTATCAGAAGTGGATTTCACCATTATTTGGACCGAGTTGTCGATTTATCCCTAGTTGCAGTGCCTATGGGATAGAAGCCGTTAATAAGCATGGTCCTTGGAGAGGTGGTTGGTTGACTTTGAAAAGGTTAAGCAAATGTCATCCTTTTACTCCCTGTGGGTGTGACCCAGTTCCAGAAAAATGA
- a CDS encoding glutaredoxin family protein translates to MNSEVLILYSRKGCCLCQTLEEKLSNICLEKLNPSIMLSIVDIDSKKVSLDIQMKYTNQVPVIVLDSTRLLKKVELPRVPPRLKEDMLLSWIQKNLNIFYKTV, encoded by the coding sequence ATGAACTCAGAGGTATTAATTTTATATTCACGTAAAGGGTGCTGTTTGTGTCAAACACTTGAAGAAAAATTATCCAACATATGTTTAGAAAAATTAAACCCATCTATTATGCTTTCCATTGTCGACATAGATAGCAAAAAAGTGTCTTTAGATATTCAAATGAAGTATACAAATCAAGTCCCAGTAATAGTTCTTGACTCAACTAGATTATTAAAAAAGGTTGAATTACCTCGAGTTCCTCCACGTTTAAAGGAAGATATGCTTTTATCTTGGATACAAAAGAATTTGAATATTTTTTACAAAACAGTTTAA
- a CDS encoding UDP-N-acetylmuramoyl-L-alanyl-D-glutamate--2,6-diaminopimelate ligase, which produces MSRYLHTLLEAVNLQVPPGLVNPEIKNLSCDSREIEKGDLFLGLDGEKVDGGTYWSKAIERGACAAMISKKASILNPPTNEDPVVIIPDPVSLFIGKLAADFWGKPSSEICLIGVTGTNGKTTTSFLIEFLTASLGYPTALFGTLINRWPNYEKTSKYTTAFAVPLQEQLSKAVRAGIEYAAMEVSSHALSQNRVAGCDFSGAIFTNLSRDHLDYYDSMESYFEAKASLFRAHLTNDNSPRSVVNIDDKWGAKLAKELNKKCWTCSLKENSQAKEKPDLYITNLRIMQDGYKGKLHTPFGVEKFFSPLIGDFNLMNILQAVGILVQRGLPLNDLLVALNKFPGVPGRMQLINMDGFKVKDGYPLVIVDYAHTPDGLRNALIASRSLTKKKLICVFGCGGNRDKGKRSKMGEVAAKFADYVVVTSDNPRQEDPSEIIKDIEKGITFDSEISIEPERSIAIQLAIAKANKNDVILIAGKGHEDYQILKDQTIYFDDREQARKALCLKTNFI; this is translated from the coding sequence TTGTCGCGTTATTTACACACTTTATTAGAAGCAGTTAATCTTCAAGTCCCTCCAGGGTTAGTGAATCCAGAAATAAAAAATCTTTCATGTGACTCTAGAGAAATCGAAAAAGGTGATTTGTTCTTAGGTTTAGACGGTGAAAAAGTTGATGGAGGGACCTATTGGTCAAAAGCAATTGAGAGAGGTGCTTGTGCTGCAATGATTAGTAAAAAGGCTTCTATTTTAAATCCGCCAACTAATGAAGACCCCGTAGTTATTATTCCGGATCCCGTATCATTATTTATTGGCAAATTAGCTGCTGATTTTTGGGGTAAGCCATCTAGTGAGATTTGTTTGATAGGTGTCACGGGTACTAACGGCAAAACGACTACATCATTTTTAATTGAATTTTTGACTGCTTCTCTTGGCTATCCAACCGCCTTGTTTGGAACATTAATTAATCGATGGCCTAACTATGAGAAAACCTCAAAATATACAACTGCTTTTGCTGTCCCTTTGCAGGAACAACTTAGTAAAGCTGTTCGGGCAGGAATTGAATATGCAGCAATGGAAGTAAGTTCACATGCTTTGTCTCAGAATAGAGTTGCTGGATGTGATTTTAGTGGAGCAATATTTACAAATCTTTCAAGAGACCATTTAGATTATTACGATTCAATGGAATCTTATTTTGAGGCTAAAGCTAGTTTGTTCCGAGCACATTTAACAAACGATAATAGCCCTAGATCAGTGGTTAATATAGACGATAAATGGGGTGCGAAATTAGCAAAAGAGCTAAACAAAAAATGTTGGACATGCTCACTAAAAGAGAACTCTCAAGCCAAAGAGAAACCAGATTTATATATTACTAATCTTCGAATTATGCAAGATGGATATAAGGGAAAATTGCATACGCCCTTTGGAGTAGAAAAATTTTTTTCACCACTAATAGGTGATTTTAATTTAATGAATATCTTGCAAGCAGTAGGAATTCTAGTTCAAAGGGGACTCCCGTTAAATGATCTTTTGGTAGCTTTGAACAAGTTCCCTGGAGTACCAGGGAGAATGCAACTGATAAATATGGATGGATTTAAAGTCAAAGACGGCTATCCACTAGTGATAGTAGATTATGCACATACACCGGATGGTTTGCGAAATGCTTTAATAGCATCGAGATCATTGACGAAAAAAAAATTAATTTGTGTCTTTGGTTGTGGTGGTAACAGAGATAAAGGTAAAAGATCTAAGATGGGGGAAGTAGCTGCTAAGTTTGCAGATTATGTAGTTGTAACATCTGATAATCCTCGGCAAGAAGACCCAAGCGAAATTATTAAAGATATTGAAAAGGGCATAACTTTTGATTCTGAAATTTCTATTGAGCCAGAGAGATCCATAGCAATTCAACTGGCCATAGCAAAAGCCAATAAAAACGATGTTATTTTAATCGCAGGAAAAGGTCATGAAGATTATCAAATTTTAAAAGATCAGACAATTTATTTTGACGATCGTGAACAAGCTAGAAAAGCATTATGTTTAAAAACAAATTTTATTTAG
- a CDS encoding aminotransferase class V-fold PLP-dependent enzyme codes for MSPILFKDNMPALQNKDYFNYGGQGPLPTQSLNAINSSWQTIQNLGPFTNDVWPYITKEVITTKNLIAEICAIHPKRIAFTENVTSGCVLPLLGLPFSNGDNLLLGDCEHPGIVAACKELARKKNLTIAILPVSKLCNGNDKKDETYKEVLRLIDKYLQKNTKLVVLSHLLWNTGQIMPIELISKRLKEHSSKPYLLVDAAQSFCHIPIKGACDNADIYAFTGHKWAYGPEGLGAVALSTRVLEESSPTLIGWKSLKAEEGIYVNNKTPFHSDGRRFEIATSCVPLLAGLRSSLIMLINEGHETERFCKIKSLSAILWKKLNQIKNIELVLNNPPPAGIISFTINGINSPEEVVNYLGKENLWIRVLEDPKWLRACVHVTTDLNEIDNLVIGLKNYISTKQSK; via the coding sequence ATGTCACCAATATTGTTCAAAGACAATATGCCCGCTCTACAAAATAAAGACTATTTTAATTATGGAGGTCAAGGTCCACTCCCAACTCAATCATTAAATGCAATAAATTCGAGTTGGCAAACAATTCAAAACTTAGGTCCATTTACAAATGACGTTTGGCCATACATTACTAAAGAGGTCATAACTACGAAAAATCTTATAGCAGAGATTTGCGCTATTCATCCTAAGAGAATTGCTTTTACTGAAAATGTCACCTCCGGTTGTGTCTTACCTCTACTAGGCCTGCCATTTTCTAATGGTGATAATTTATTACTTGGCGATTGTGAACATCCAGGGATAGTCGCAGCATGTAAAGAGTTAGCTCGAAAAAAGAATCTAACAATCGCCATACTTCCCGTATCAAAATTATGCAATGGTAACGACAAGAAAGATGAGACATATAAAGAAGTACTTAGATTAATAGATAAATATCTACAAAAAAATACAAAGCTCGTTGTTCTCTCACACCTCCTTTGGAATACAGGACAAATTATGCCGATTGAACTCATTTCCAAAAGACTTAAAGAGCATTCAAGCAAACCTTATTTATTAGTTGATGCTGCTCAAAGTTTTTGTCACATACCAATTAAAGGTGCTTGTGACAATGCGGACATATATGCGTTTACAGGACATAAATGGGCATACGGGCCTGAGGGACTGGGAGCTGTTGCTCTTTCAACAAGAGTTCTAGAAGAGTCAAGCCCAACATTAATTGGCTGGAAAAGCTTAAAAGCTGAAGAAGGCATATATGTCAACAATAAAACTCCTTTTCATTCTGATGGCAGACGTTTTGAGATAGCGACTTCTTGTGTCCCTCTTTTAGCTGGTCTAAGGAGCTCTCTAATAATGCTAATCAATGAAGGTCATGAGACTGAGCGCTTTTGTAAGATTAAAAGCCTCAGCGCTATCCTTTGGAAAAAACTAAACCAAATCAAAAACATTGAACTTGTTTTAAACAATCCTCCACCTGCAGGAATTATAAGTTTCACTATTAATGGAATCAATTCTCCGGAAGAGGTTGTCAACTATCTTGGTAAAGAGAATTTATGGATAAGAGTTCTCGAAGATCCCAAATGGCTTCGTGCTTGCGTTCATGTCACAACAGATTTAAACGAGATCGATAATCTTGTTATTGGTTTAAAAAATTACATCTCGACTAAGCAGTCTAAATAA